Proteins from a single region of Macrotis lagotis isolate mMagLag1 chromosome 2, bilby.v1.9.chrom.fasta, whole genome shotgun sequence:
- the LOC141511152 gene encoding LOW QUALITY PROTEIN: BOS complex subunit NOMO3-like (The sequence of the model RefSeq protein was modified relative to this genomic sequence to represent the inferred CDS: inserted 6 bases in 4 codons; deleted 1 base in 1 codon; substituted 3 bases at 3 genomic stop codons), protein MSKSAGHGYGRGVWIPSDIPMLPTMFHLLIRPERAPEQRGGRRGGRHQAAGAGAGAGAGEGAQIKLDTKRGTWQYQTAPNNGSFLIPLYDKGDFILKTEPPLGWSFEPTTGDLHVDGINDICTGFSVNGKALSKGQTGPAGVQVLLRSIGNEAHIQSAVTQPGGKFAFFKVLPGEYEIFAPHPTWTLREASTAVGVTNADAYAAGPLGVAGHNASGCVPRDGEPMKGVKLLLFSSSVAREDILGCNSSPVDGFQSQDEELVFVCSVISKEDGSFFFSXYTVVPFYRGERITFDVAPSRLDFIVQHDGLKIEPVFHVMGYSVTGRVLNGPEGEGISDAIVIVNHQIKVKTKGDGSFHLENTGRHTIHAQKEYLYFDPITVKIAPNTPQLADIGFSVCGSISITRFPDTIKQINKYKVVMTSQGREKSLITAETDSRGEFCFKEKSGNYKVQVVVSEAETRAGLSLKPKMFPVVVNNGPVMGVTLSQFLASVSGXVSCLDTCGYLLVTLQSISPQGEKLSVQLSGKVNSMTFTFDNVLPGRYKISIMHEDWCWKNKSLEVEVTEEDASGIEFRQTGYMLRCSLSYAITLEFYQDGDGPENVGIYNLSKGVNQFCLSRPGVYKVTPRSCYQCKHGYYTYDTSSPSILTLTAIRHHVLGTINADKLLDVTVTIKSSIDSEPALVLGPLKSVQELRREQQLAEIETRRQEREKNGKEEEGRTKPPVQEMVDDLQGPFLYDFSYWAXSGEKITVTPSSKEFLFYTPSVETIVSGESCLGKLIELYGKAGLFLKGQIHPELEGVKIIISDEGATSPLITMFADDKGSYSAGPLHSDLEYTGTSQKEAFVLPALEGTIGDFKAFALAGVSFEIKSEDDQPXLAAGGGGFRSNLLTQDNGMXFSNLSPGQFCFKPMMKEFRFEPSSQMIEVQEGQNLKMAITGYRTAYSCYGPISSLNGELVQGAAVEAIGQGDCSMYGEDTATAEEGKFRLRGLLPGCIYHVQLKVAGNEHIERALPENRVIEVGNSDIDDVNILAFWQINQFDLSGNGITSSEYLPLXWVKLYKSENLNNPIQTASLGQSLFFHFPPLLRDGENYVVMLDSTLSKSQYDDTLSQVSFTAIGYHKHITLIFNPTRTLPEQDIGHGSXVALPLTLLLLPAGYNYDKLIPLLLQLSSWLQGVGALGQTASDTGAPEEVKKQAKEQKIRRT, encoded by the exons AGCGTGGGGGGCGGCGCGGAGGCCGGCACCAGGCGGCCGGTGCCGGTGCCGGTGCCGGTGCCGGGGAAGGCGCACAGATTAAGTTAGACACTAAGCGTGGGACTTGGCAATACCAGACTGCTCCAAACAATGGGTCCTTTCTGATTCCTTTGTATGACAAGGGGGATTTCATCCTAAAGACTGAACCTCCCCTAGGGTGGAGTTTTGAACCAACAACTGGGGATCTTCATGTTGATGGTATTAATGATATCTGCACAGGGTTTTCTGTGAATGGAAAGGCACTCAGCAAAGGACAGACTGGGCCTGCTGGTGTTCAGGTTCTGTTAAGAAGCATTGGGAATGAAGCTCATATACAATCTGCTGTGACTCAGCCTGGTGGGAagtttgcattttttaaagttcttcctggagaatatgaaatatttgcACCTCATCCAACCTGGACACTGAGAGAAGCTAGTACTGCTGTTGGGGTAACTAATGCCGATGCTTATGCGGCTGGTCCCTTAGGAGTTGCTGGCCATAATGCTTCTGGTTGTGTTCCAAGGGATGGGGAGCCTATGAAAGGCGTTAagcttcttctcttttcctcttcggTAGCTAGAGAGGATATCCTAGGTTGCAATAGTTCTCCGGTTGATGGGTTCCAGTCTCAGGATGAGGAACTGGTATTTGTATGTAGTGTTATCTCAAAAGAAGATGGCTCCTTCTTCTTTT TATATACTGTGGTTCCATTCTACAGAGGGGAGAGGATTACTTTTGATGTTGCTCCGTCTAGACTGGACTTCATTGTCCAGCATGACGGCTTAAAAATTGAGCCTGTTTTCCATGTCATGGGTTACTCTGTCACTGGCAGGGTGTTGAATGGCCCAGAGGGAGAGGGTATTTCAGATGCTATTGTCATAGTGAATCATCAAATCAAAGTTAAAACAAAAGGTGATGGCTCTTTCCACCTGGAGAACACAGGAAGACATACAATTCATGCTCAGAAGGAATACCTCTACTTTGATCCTATTACTGTCAAAATAGCACCTAATACTCCTCAGCTGGCTGACATAGGGTTCAGTGTCTGTGGTTCCATATCTATAACTCGATTTCCTGATACAATCAAGCAGATCAATAAATACAAAGTTGTCATGACATCGCAGGGCAGGGAAAAGTCTTTGATCACAGCAGAGACTGATTCACGTGgagaattttgttttaaagaaaaatcagggAACTATAAAGTTCAGGTAGTTGTTTCTGAGGCAGAAACCAGAGCAGGACTTTCTTTGAAAC CCAAAATGTTTCCTGTTGTTGTAAACAATGGGCCAGTGATGGGTGTGACCCTTTCCCAgtttttggcctcagtttcagG AGTCTCTTGTTTGGATACCTGTGGTTACTTGCTGGTGACTTTGCAATCCATAAGTCCTCAGGGGGAGAAGCTTAGTGTACAATTGTCTGGCAAAGTCAActcta TGACTTTTACCTTTGATAATGTGCTTCCTGGAAGATACAAAATAAGTATCATGCATGAGGATTGGTGCTGGAAGAATAAAAGTCTAGAGGTGGAAGTTACAGAAGAGGATGCATCAGGAATTGAATTTAGGCAGACTGGCTATATGTTAAGATGTTCACTTTCATATGCAATTACCCTGGAATTCTATCAGGATGGAGATGGACCTGAGAATGTGGGAATTTATAATCTATCCAAAGGAGTGAACCAATTCTGTCTGTCAAGACCTGGTGTGTACAAAGTGACCCCACGATCTTGTTATCAATGTAAACATGGATATTATACTTATGACACATCTTCTCCCAGTATCCTGACACTAACAGCCATTCGTCACCATGTTCTTGGAACTATCAACGCTGATAAATTACTGGATGTTACTGTGACCATTAAGTCCTCAATTGACAGTGAACCTGCCTTGGTTTTAGGCCCTCTAAAGTCTGTGCAGGAGCTCCGAAGGGAGCAGCAACTAGCTGAAATTGAGACTCGcagacaagaaagagaa aaaaatggcaaagaagaagaaggaagaacaaagcCCCCAGTTCAAGAGATGGTGGATGACTTGCAGGGTCCTTTTTTATATGACTTCTCTTATTGGGCATGATCTGGAGAGAAAATCACTGTTACACCTTCATCTAAAGAATTCCTCTTCTATACTCCTTCAGTGGAAACAATTGTCAGTGGAGAAAGCTGCCTGGGGAAACTGATAGAGCTCTATGGAAAAGCAGGACTATTCTTGAAGGGCCAGATTCACCCAGAGTTAGAAGGGGTTAAAATAATCATTAGTGACGAAGGAGCCACTTCTCCACTAATAACAATGTTCGCTGATGATAAAGGTAGCTATAGTGCTGGACCATTGCACAGTGACCTAGAGTACACTGGGACATCACAGAAGGAAGCATTTGTTTTGCCTGCACTGGAGGGAACTATCGGAGACTTCAAAGCTTTTGCCTTGGCAGGAGTAAGTTTTGAGATAAAATCTGAAGATGATCAGCC CTtggcagctgggggggggggcttccgaTCCAACCTTCTGACTCAGGACAATGGGA CTTTTTCAAACTTGAGCCCAGGGCAGTTTTGCTTTAAACCCATGATGAAGGAGTTTCGTTTTGAACCTTCTTCACAAATGATTGAAGTGCAAGAAGGGCAGAATCTGAAGATGGCCATCACTGGTTACAGAACAGCTTATAGTTGCTATGGTCCAATTTCTTCCCTAAATGGGGAACTAGTACAAGGAGCTGCTGTGGAAGCAATAGGACAGGGTGATTGCAGTATGTATGGAGAAGATACTGCAACTGCTGAAGAGGGAAAATTCAGGCTTCGAGGATTATTGCCTGGATGCATATACCATGTCCAACTCAAGGTAGCAGGTAATGAACATATTGAAAGAGCCCTCCCCGAAAATCGAGTAATTGAGGTTGGCAATTCTGATATTGATGATGTAAATATCCTAGCTTTCTGGCAGATTAACCAATTTGATTTAAGTGGAAATGGGATCACTTCCTCTGAATATCTTCCTTTATGATGGGTAAAGCTTTACAAAAGTGAAAACCTCAATAATCCAATTCAGACCGCCTCTTTGGGTCAatctctcttcttccattttccaCCATTGCTTAGAGATGGAGAGAATTATGTTGTAATGCTGGACTCTACCCTATCCAAATCCCAGTATGACGACACCTTGTCTCAGGTTTCTTTCACTGCCATTGGATATCACAAACATATTACTTTGATTTTTAATCCAACAAGGACATTGCCTGAACAAGATATTGGCCACGGGTCTTAGGTTGCATTGCCCCTGACATTGCTACTGTTGCCAGCAGGTTATAATTATGATAAGCTTATTCCTTTGTTGTTGCAATTGTCAAGTTGGCTGCAAGGAGTAGGAGCCCTTGGTCAAACTGCCTCTGACACTGGTGCCCCAGAGGAGGTAAAGAAACAGGCAAAGGAGCAGAAGATCCGTCGGACGTGA